A single Xylanimonas cellulosilytica DSM 15894 DNA region contains:
- a CDS encoding anaerobic ribonucleoside-triphosphate reductase activating protein: MSRPPSVVEPPAVVAGLVRLSTVDWPGKLAAVVFLQGCPWRCVYCHNEEILDPREPGTMPWFEVVEFLRRRRGLLDGVVFSGGEPLLSKALPTAIGEVRNLGFAVGLHTGGAWPRRLQALLDDGALDWVGLDVKHLPERYASVTGVPSSGAAAWASLEAVLASGVSHEVRTTVDPTVHTRPDVVALAERLAALGVQHHALQEARPDGLAAGHAEAFAGWRLADLLAPDDLPHVERRAA, from the coding sequence GTGAGCCGGCCGCCATCGGTGGTTGAGCCACCCGCGGTCGTCGCCGGGCTGGTCCGCCTCTCCACGGTGGACTGGCCCGGCAAGCTCGCCGCCGTCGTCTTCCTCCAGGGCTGCCCGTGGCGGTGCGTCTACTGCCACAACGAGGAGATCCTGGATCCGCGCGAGCCGGGCACGATGCCGTGGTTCGAGGTGGTCGAGTTCCTCCGACGACGCCGCGGCCTGCTCGACGGCGTCGTCTTCTCGGGCGGCGAGCCGTTGCTCTCCAAGGCGCTCCCGACGGCGATCGGCGAGGTCCGGAACCTGGGCTTCGCCGTCGGGCTGCACACGGGCGGGGCGTGGCCGCGGCGGCTGCAGGCGCTGCTCGACGACGGCGCCCTCGACTGGGTGGGCCTCGACGTCAAGCACCTGCCCGAACGGTACGCGTCGGTGACGGGCGTCCCGTCGTCGGGCGCTGCGGCCTGGGCCTCGCTGGAGGCGGTCCTCGCCAGCGGCGTCTCCCACGAGGTGCGCACCACCGTCGACCCGACCGTCCACACGCGCCCCGACGTCGTCGCCCTCGCGGAACGCCTGGCCGCGCTGGGAGTCCAGCACCACGCGCTCCAGGAGGCCCGGCCGGACGGCCTGGCCGCCGGCCACGCGGAGGCGTTCGCCGGCTGGCGCCTCGCCGACCTGCTCGCCCCGGACGACCTCCCGCACGTGGAACGCCGCGCCGCCTGA
- the vapB gene encoding type II toxin-antitoxin system VapB family antitoxin, with product MTTTRLFRSNTTQAVRLPKPVAFPETVRDVEIRVVGRSRVITPVGSAWAEWFDHGLVVPDFPGGRDQGVAQEREAW from the coding sequence ATGACCACGACGCGGTTGTTCCGCAGCAACACCACCCAGGCGGTCCGCTTGCCCAAGCCCGTCGCGTTCCCTGAGACCGTGCGCGACGTCGAGATCCGCGTCGTCGGGCGGTCGCGGGTGATCACTCCAGTTGGATCGGCGTGGGCCGAGTGGTTCGATCACGGGCTTGTGGTCCCCGACTTCCCCGGCGGCCGGGACCAGGGCGTCGCCCAGGAGCGCGAGGCCTGGTGA
- a CDS encoding ribonuclease H family protein, whose protein sequence is MIIVSTDGSCLRNPGGAIGWAWIDHEGGRFDSGGAASGTNQVAELTAVLRAVEAHPGDEPLLIESDSQYAIRCSSEWLEGWKRKGWRTASGSPVKNLELVQAIDAAIAGRGGPVRFRWVRGHVGNPFNERADELAGLAAAEWAAGRGDVRSVLLSAVEERSAEPAPRPAAVGVRAERPAAESPWELGTLFD, encoded by the coding sequence GTGATCATCGTGAGCACCGACGGTTCGTGTCTTCGCAACCCTGGCGGTGCGATCGGCTGGGCGTGGATCGACCACGAGGGGGGCCGCTTCGACTCGGGCGGTGCGGCCAGCGGCACCAACCAGGTCGCGGAGCTCACGGCCGTGCTCCGCGCGGTCGAGGCCCACCCGGGCGACGAGCCGCTGCTCATCGAGTCCGACTCCCAGTACGCCATCCGCTGCTCCTCGGAGTGGCTGGAGGGCTGGAAGCGCAAGGGCTGGCGGACGGCGTCGGGCAGCCCCGTGAAGAACCTCGAGCTCGTCCAGGCCATCGACGCCGCCATCGCCGGCCGCGGCGGCCCCGTCCGCTTCCGCTGGGTGCGCGGCCACGTGGGCAACCCGTTCAACGAGCGCGCCGACGAGCTCGCCGGTCTCGCGGCCGCGGAGTGGGCGGCGGGCCGCGGCGACGTCAGGTCCGTGCTGCTCTCCGCCGTCGAGGAGCGGTCCGCCGAGCCAGCGCCTCGCCCCGCAGCCGTGGGGGTCCGCGCCGAGCGCCCCGCGGCCGAGTCCCCGTGGGAGCTCGGCACCCTCTTCGACTGA
- a CDS encoding VIT1/CCC1 transporter family protein has protein sequence MSLPMPSARPARTAADVRRWRRYLADERAEAAVYRDLAGRRTGEERDILLALAAAEGRHEQHWLDLLGDDAGRPLRGDLRTRVLGWLARRFGGVFVLALAQRAESRSAYGQDVDATPAMAADEQIHEEVVRGLATRGRNRLSGTFRAAVFGANDGLVSNLALVLGIGASGAAQQTVLLTGLAGLLAGALSMGAGEFISIRSQRELLEASTPAPSAARALPHLDVDANELALVYRARGMAAGDAQRHADQVLTRLAVAGTTSGATPADLHASHAAEEAAGVAPDDADDLETHGTAWGAAISSFCFFASGAVIPVIPYLFGLHGTTAVVVAAALVGIALLATGAVTGLLSGTSPLTRAARQLAIGYAAAAVTYLLGLAFGTTLA, from the coding sequence ATGAGCTTGCCGATGCCCTCCGCGCGCCCCGCCCGGACCGCTGCCGACGTCCGCCGCTGGCGGCGCTACCTCGCCGACGAACGCGCCGAGGCCGCCGTCTACCGTGACCTCGCCGGGCGCCGTACGGGGGAGGAACGCGACATCCTGCTCGCGCTGGCCGCCGCGGAGGGCCGCCACGAGCAGCACTGGCTCGACCTGCTGGGCGACGACGCCGGGCGGCCCCTGCGCGGGGACCTGCGCACCCGGGTCCTCGGCTGGTTGGCGCGGCGGTTCGGCGGCGTGTTCGTCCTGGCGCTCGCCCAGCGCGCGGAGTCCCGCTCGGCCTACGGGCAGGACGTCGACGCGACCCCCGCCATGGCCGCCGACGAGCAGATCCACGAGGAGGTGGTGCGCGGTCTCGCGACCCGCGGGCGCAACCGCCTGTCGGGCACCTTCCGCGCGGCCGTCTTCGGCGCGAACGACGGCCTGGTCTCCAACCTCGCGCTCGTCCTCGGCATCGGCGCCTCGGGGGCCGCGCAGCAGACGGTGCTGCTCACCGGCCTCGCCGGCCTGCTCGCCGGGGCGCTGTCGATGGGCGCGGGAGAGTTCATCTCCATCCGCTCCCAGCGTGAGCTGCTGGAGGCGTCGACGCCCGCGCCGTCGGCCGCCCGCGCCCTGCCGCACCTCGACGTCGACGCCAACGAGCTCGCCCTCGTCTACCGCGCGCGCGGTATGGCTGCCGGCGACGCCCAGCGGCACGCCGACCAGGTCCTCACCCGCCTGGCGGTCGCGGGGACGACGTCGGGTGCGACGCCCGCCGACCTGCACGCGAGCCACGCCGCCGAGGAGGCGGCCGGTGTCGCCCCCGACGACGCCGACGACCTGGAGACGCACGGCACCGCGTGGGGTGCGGCGATCTCCAGCTTCTGCTTCTTCGCCTCGGGCGCGGTCATCCCGGTGATCCCGTACCTGTTCGGGCTGCACGGCACGACGGCGGTGGTCGTCGCGGCGGCCCTCGTCGGCATCGCGCTGCTCGCGACGGGTGCGGTCACGGGACTGCTCTCGGGCACGTCCCCGCTCACCCGGGCGGCGCGACAGCTCGCGATCGGCTACGCCGCGGCCGCCGTCACCTACTTGCTGGGCCTGGCGTTCGGCACGACGCTCGCCTGA
- a CDS encoding fatty acid desaturase family protein, which yields MSSNTRDRLDRPTTPEAARLARLPRDRPVARDYSVLAKLVRDSGLHRRRYAYYWTRLIATVAAFALVWAGVVLLGDTWWQLLLAAALAVVLAQLAFLGHDSSHRQIFRSHRWNDWTGRILANVFVGVSHMWWTAKHDAHHAAPNQETRDPDISPGVIAFTPAIMASRTGWRGRLARRQGWFFFPLLTLEGLNLHVASVRTVLGRRPVVHRGVEVPVLLTRLVLNVAVLAILLPPAIAGTFLAVQLGLFGVLLGGAFAPNHKGMPIVPADADVDFLRRQVLMSRNIRGNVVVDFVMGGLNRQIEHHLFPSMPRPSLRLVQPLVREYCSTLGVTYTEVGFFQSYRIVVGYLNDVEHRARDPFGCPLAAQLGR from the coding sequence GTGAGCAGCAACACACGGGACCGGCTCGACCGTCCGACGACCCCGGAGGCGGCCCGCCTGGCCCGCCTGCCGCGGGACCGCCCGGTCGCGCGCGACTACTCGGTCCTGGCAAAGCTCGTGCGCGACTCGGGCCTGCACCGGCGCCGGTACGCGTACTACTGGACGCGCCTGATCGCCACGGTCGCCGCGTTCGCGCTGGTCTGGGCGGGGGTCGTGCTCCTGGGTGACACCTGGTGGCAGCTGCTGCTCGCCGCGGCCCTCGCCGTCGTGCTGGCCCAGCTGGCGTTCCTCGGGCATGACAGCTCACACCGGCAGATCTTCCGCTCGCACCGGTGGAACGACTGGACGGGCCGCATCCTGGCGAACGTGTTCGTCGGCGTGAGCCACATGTGGTGGACCGCGAAGCACGACGCCCACCACGCGGCCCCGAACCAGGAGACCCGCGACCCGGACATCTCGCCGGGGGTCATCGCGTTCACGCCCGCGATCATGGCCAGCCGCACCGGGTGGCGTGGCCGGCTCGCCCGCCGGCAGGGCTGGTTCTTCTTCCCGCTGCTGACGCTCGAAGGCCTGAACCTGCACGTGGCGAGCGTGCGCACCGTGCTCGGCAGGAGGCCCGTGGTGCACCGCGGCGTGGAGGTCCCGGTGCTGCTGACCCGGCTCGTCCTCAACGTCGCCGTGCTGGCGATCCTGCTGCCCCCCGCGATCGCGGGCACCTTCCTCGCCGTGCAGCTCGGCCTGTTCGGCGTGCTCCTCGGCGGCGCCTTCGCGCCCAACCACAAGGGGATGCCCATCGTCCCGGCCGACGCCGACGTCGACTTCCTGCGCCGGCAGGTGCTCATGTCCCGCAACATCCGGGGCAACGTCGTCGTCGACTTCGTCATGGGCGGCCTCAACCGGCAGATCGAGCACCACCTGTTCCCGAGCATGCCGCGGCCCAGCCTGCGGCTCGTCCAGCCCTTGGTGCGGGAGTACTGCTCCACGCTCGGGGTGACGTACACGGAGGTCGGGTTCTTCCAGTCCTACCGGATCGTCGTCGGGTACCTGAACGACGTCGAGCACCGCGCCCGCGACCCCTTCGGCTGCCCCTTGGCGGCCCAGCTCGGACGCTGA
- a CDS encoding histidine phosphatase family protein encodes MPIQPTSDPQLVLLRHGETAWSASGQHTGRTDIPLTAAGEDQARQAGQALRELDFAAVYTSPLTRARHTAELAGFADAVVDDNLAEWDYGPVDGRTANDLSAVLGREFLIFDDGVRWLPPDPSHGDGRPGELLEDVYARALHVVARAEETLQDGGDVLVVAHGHLLRVLATAWLGVDARLGGRLELGTAAISLLGYGHALRTIEGWNLPPSL; translated from the coding sequence ATGCCGATCCAGCCCACCAGCGACCCGCAGCTCGTGCTGCTGCGCCACGGCGAGACCGCATGGTCGGCGAGCGGCCAGCACACGGGCCGCACCGACATCCCGCTCACCGCGGCCGGCGAGGACCAGGCCCGGCAGGCAGGGCAGGCGCTGCGCGAGCTCGACTTCGCCGCCGTCTACACCTCGCCCCTGACCCGCGCCCGCCACACCGCCGAGCTCGCCGGGTTCGCCGACGCCGTCGTCGACGACAACCTCGCCGAGTGGGACTACGGGCCGGTCGACGGGCGCACCGCGAACGACCTCAGCGCCGTGCTGGGCCGCGAGTTCCTCATCTTCGACGACGGCGTCCGCTGGCTCCCCCCGGACCCGTCACACGGCGACGGACGGCCCGGCGAGCTGCTCGAGGACGTGTACGCGCGGGCCCTGCACGTCGTCGCGCGTGCGGAGGAGACGCTGCAGGACGGTGGCGACGTGCTCGTCGTCGCGCACGGGCACCTGCTGCGCGTGCTCGCGACGGCGTGGCTGGGCGTGGACGCGCGGCTCGGCGGGCGGCTCGAGCTGGGCACCGCGGCGATCTCGCTGCTCGGGTACGGGCACGCGCTGCGCACCATCGAGGGATGGAACCTGCCGCCGTCGCTGTGA
- a CDS encoding LapA family protein yields the protein MAAARPTPPLASATNGSPHKPKTGRVATPNFSRTSTDPGEVPRSRAGALWVGICVAALVLVALIVFMLQNTEPVLVSFLGMEGTVPLAIALLIAGVGVGIVALVIGTVRITQLRRRRHHTG from the coding sequence ATGGCCGCCGCTCGACCCACCCCACCCCTGGCATCCGCGACCAACGGGAGCCCTCACAAGCCGAAGACCGGACGAGTTGCGACGCCCAACTTCTCCCGCACGAGCACCGATCCCGGCGAGGTTCCGCGCAGCCGAGCCGGCGCCCTCTGGGTCGGCATCTGCGTCGCAGCGCTCGTCCTCGTCGCGCTGATCGTCTTCATGCTCCAGAACACCGAGCCGGTCCTGGTCTCGTTCCTCGGCATGGAGGGCACCGTCCCGCTCGCCATCGCCCTGCTCATCGCAGGAGTCGGCGTGGGCATCGTCGCCCTCGTCATCGGCACGGTCCGCATCACGCAGCTCCGACGACGCCGCCACCACACCGGCTGA
- a CDS encoding DNA-3-methyladenine glycosylase family protein: MRVRHESSRPLDVALTLAQLGHGRYDPAVHRTPDGALWRTSLLPTGPVTARIVQDGPRSAVVDLWGDGAREAADGVPSLLGEDDDDAGFTPPPQLRDASRRAGGMRMPRTGRVLESLVPAILEQRVQTVTAHRAWRWLLTRYGSPAPGPAPSGMRVVPAPRQWAAIPSWDWHRAGVDPGRARIVTTCARLAARLEEAAHLEVPAARARLEAVRGVGVWTSAEVAQRAFGDADAVSLGDFNLPGAVGWALTGERTDDAGMLALLAPYAPHRHRVVRLISVSGRARAPRRGPQTAIVDHRRH, translated from the coding sequence GTGCGGGTGCGTCACGAGTCCTCACGTCCGCTGGACGTCGCGCTGACGCTCGCACAGCTCGGGCACGGGCGGTACGACCCCGCCGTGCACCGGACGCCCGACGGCGCCCTGTGGCGCACCAGCCTGCTGCCCACCGGCCCCGTCACCGCGCGGATCGTCCAGGACGGCCCGCGCTCCGCCGTCGTCGACCTGTGGGGTGACGGTGCGCGCGAGGCCGCCGACGGCGTGCCGTCGCTCCTTGGCGAGGACGACGACGACGCCGGCTTCACCCCACCCCCGCAGCTCCGTGACGCGTCGCGCCGCGCCGGCGGGATGCGGATGCCGCGCACGGGACGCGTGCTCGAGTCGCTCGTCCCGGCGATCCTCGAGCAGCGCGTGCAGACCGTGACCGCGCACCGCGCGTGGCGGTGGCTGCTGACCCGGTACGGGTCCCCCGCGCCCGGGCCTGCGCCGTCGGGCATGCGCGTGGTGCCGGCACCGCGGCAGTGGGCCGCGATCCCGAGCTGGGACTGGCACCGCGCCGGCGTGGACCCGGGGAGGGCACGGATCGTGACGACGTGCGCCCGCCTCGCCGCGCGGCTCGAGGAGGCCGCGCACCTGGAGGTGCCGGCCGCGCGGGCGCGGCTCGAGGCCGTCCGCGGGGTGGGCGTGTGGACGTCGGCCGAGGTGGCGCAGCGGGCCTTCGGCGACGCGGACGCCGTCTCGCTGGGCGACTTCAACCTGCCGGGCGCCGTCGGCTGGGCCCTGACGGGCGAGCGCACCGACGACGCCGGGATGCTCGCGCTGCTGGCCCCGTACGCGCCGCACCGGCACCGGGTGGTCCGGCTGATCTCGGTCTCCGGGCGGGCGCGGGCTCCCCGGCGCGGACCCCAGACGGCGATCGTGGACCACCGGCGGCACTGA
- a CDS encoding PH domain-containing protein — protein sequence MVELVATTQDDRRGVVSTGSTTGAWEHARMALREKDLIDDEQVMLELHSHAKAVLWPFVLFLALVAAAVVTLLVSTNDTVTWMVLAVLAAVALAGVLWPWLRWRTHSYTVTSQRIAERSGIVTRVGRDIPLYRINTIAIEKDLVDRVLGCGTLVVTDATEKAGMMLYDVPRVDDVHRTIQQLLWRQDDGTDGGELPPTEPRRGGFRR from the coding sequence GTGGTTGAGCTTGTCGCAACCACCCAAGACGATCGGCGTGGGGTGGTTTCGACAGGCTCAACCACCGGGGCGTGGGAGCATGCGCGCATGGCGCTGCGCGAGAAGGACCTCATCGACGACGAGCAGGTCATGCTCGAGCTGCACTCGCACGCGAAGGCAGTGCTGTGGCCGTTCGTGCTGTTCCTGGCGCTGGTGGCGGCCGCCGTCGTCACGCTGCTGGTCTCGACGAACGACACCGTGACGTGGATGGTGCTCGCGGTGCTCGCGGCGGTCGCGCTGGCCGGGGTGCTGTGGCCGTGGCTGCGGTGGCGCACCCATTCCTACACGGTCACCTCGCAGCGCATCGCCGAACGTTCCGGCATCGTCACGCGGGTGGGGCGGGACATCCCGCTGTACCGCATCAACACGATCGCGATCGAGAAGGACCTCGTCGACCGGGTGCTCGGGTGCGGCACGCTCGTGGTCACCGACGCCACCGAGAAGGCCGGGATGATGCTGTACGACGTGCCGCGCGTCGACGACGTCCATCGGACCATCCAGCAGCTCCTGTGGCGGCAGGACGACGGCACCGACGGCGGCGAGCTGCCCCCGACGGAGCCGCGCCGGGGCGGGTTCCGGCGCTGA
- a CDS encoding type II toxin-antitoxin system VapC family toxin gives MTTLYLLDTNVLIELLRGRGAVARKQLEAAEGRIGVSTISTMELDYGVERSSDPARSRQALDGLLSLMDEIPFDAHAAMHSGRIRAHLAAAGTPIGPYDVLIAGHARSLGTVLVTHNTDEFSRVPGLEIEDWLV, from the coding sequence GTGACGACGCTCTATCTCCTGGACACGAACGTCCTCATCGAGCTGCTGCGCGGACGCGGCGCCGTCGCACGCAAGCAGCTCGAAGCCGCCGAGGGCCGCATCGGGGTGTCGACCATCAGCACGATGGAGCTGGACTACGGGGTCGAGCGGTCGTCAGACCCGGCCCGGAGTCGCCAGGCGCTCGACGGGCTCCTGTCTCTCATGGACGAGATCCCCTTCGACGCCCACGCCGCCATGCACAGCGGCCGGATCCGCGCGCACCTCGCCGCCGCCGGCACGCCCATCGGACCGTACGACGTCCTGATCGCCGGGCACGCCCGGTCGCTCGGGACGGTGCTCGTCACCCACAACACCGACGAGTTCTCTCGTGTCCCCGGGCTGGAGATCGAGGACTGGCTCGTGTAG